Proteins encoded in a region of the Homo sapiens chromosome 20, GRCh38.p14 Primary Assembly genome:
- the TP53INP2 gene encoding tumor protein p53-inducible nuclear protein 2, whose translation MFQRLSSLFFSTPSPPEDPDCPRAFVSEEDEVDGWLIIDLPDSYAAPPSPGAAPAPAGRPPPAPSLMDESWFVTPPACFTAEGPGLGPARLQSSPLEDLLIEHPSMSVYVTGSTIVLEPGSPSPLPDAALPDGDLSEGELTPARREPRAARHAAPLPARAALLEKAGQVRRLQRARQRAERHALSAKAVQRQNRARESRPRRSKNQSSFIYQPCQRQFNY comes from the exons ATGTTCCAGCGCCTCTCCAGCCTCTTCTTCAGCACCCCCTCGCCCCCCGAAGACCCCGACTGCCCCCGCGCCTTCGTGTCGGAGGAGGATGAAGTGGACGGCTGGCTCATCATTGACCTGCCGG ACAGCTACGCGGCTCCACCCAGCCCCGGGGCCGCCCCTGCCCCCGCGGGCCGCCCTCCGCCCGCGCCCTCCTTGATGGACGAGAGCTGGTTTGTTACCCCTCCCGCCTGTTTTACGGCAGAGGGGCCTGGACTCGGTCCCGCCCGCCTCCAGAGCAGTCCCCTGGAGGACCTCCTCATCGAGCACCCCAGCATGTCCGTTTACGTCACCGGCAGCACCATAGTGCTAGAGCCCGGGTCCCCTTCCCCGCTCCCGGACGCGGCCCTGCCTGACGGCGACCTCAGCGAAGG GGAATTGACGCCCGCCCGCCGCGAGCCGCGGGCCGCGCGCCACGCCGCTCCTCTCCCAGCGCGGGCGGCGCTGCTGGAGAAGGcgggccaggtgcggcggctgcAGCGGGCCCGGCAGCGGGCAGAGCGCCACGCGCTGAGCGCCAAGGCGGTGCAGCGGCAGAACCGAGCCCGCGAGAGCCGTCCGCGCCGGTCCAAGAACCAGAGCAGCTTCATCTACCAGCCGTGCCAGCGCCAGTTCAACTACTGA